DNA sequence from the Candidatus Peregrinibacteria bacterium genome:
GGCTGAATCCGAGCCCTTTCGACACATGGCTTCTCAGTCGAAGTCTGAAAACGTTAGGAGTTCGTATGGAAAAACATGCAGCAAATGCCATGAAAATTGCACTATTTTTACAAGATCATCCAAAAGTGAAAAAAGTGTACTATCCCGGTCTCCCGAGTCATGATACCCATAGAATTGCAAAAAGACAGATGAGTGGTTTTAGTGGAATAATATCGGTCGAATTCAACCTTTCCCTTGAAGAAGTCAAAAAACTGATTTCTTCATTTCAAGTTTTCACTCTCGCCGAAAGTCTTGGAGGAGTGGAATCTCTTGTTGATCATCCAGCAAGCATGACACACGCTTCTATTCCGAAGAAAGAACGTGAGAAAATTGGGCTTTCGGACGGGCTCGTACGGTTTTCTATAGGGATTGAAGATGCACATGACTTAGTGGAAGATATTGAAAAAGGATTGGATAGAATGACGTAACAGTAAAAAGTCCAAAAAATTTCTTGACTCCACTTTTCGAAAGGACTACGATACCCCAGCTCAAGAAATTGAGTGCTACTTCACGGTCTTTAACATCTCTGGCGTAAAAGAGGAATGGTCTCAGGTTTATTCAGCAATCATACCTGAGGGTAAACAAAAAAATGAATTGCTCTATTTCTTAATAAAGCTAGTAAAATACTGAATTTTAAATTCAGTGTTCGAATTTTCTTCAACGAGAGAGTTTGCTCCGCTTTAGCGGAGTAACGCTGGTTCGCCAGCGTTATACTTGCAAATTTCTTATCGTTTCAACGAGAGAGTTTGATCCTGGCTCAGGATTAACGCTGGCGGGATGCATAACACATGCAAGTCGAGCGGGCTGGTTGTTTGTTGTTAGTTATTAGTTGTTCGTTATTGGAAATATGTATAATCTGAGAATATGATCAGGCATTTTAGAGATCTGGAGATCTATCAAATTGGCTATAAACTTGCTCTTGAGATCGCAAAGTTGTTGGGAGATCCGAAAAGGTATTATGAACTTTGTTCTCAAGTCAGAAGATCAAGTCAATCTATCCCTGCAAATATTGCAGAAGGATTTGGAAGGAATTCTTCCAAGAAAGATTTTGCTCATTTTTTAAAAATTGCATTAGGATCTGCGAATGAAACTCTTGTACATTTAGATTTTTTGAAAGATCTAGAAATGATTCCAAGTCAAGAATACGAGTATTTTTCAAAAAATTATGAGATCCTCGCAAGGAAAATGAATGTTCTTATTCAAAAAGTTTCCAAAAACCAACAACCAATACCCAACAACCAACAACCAGTCAGCGGCGGACGGCTGAGTAACACGTTGGAACCTACCCCGAACTCAGGGATAACTCCGAGAAATCGGAGCTAATACCGGATGGTCCTAGGTTGAATAATAGTTTTTACTCTTCTGATGTTTTTGAGAAATTTTAAATTTTAAATTTTGTAATTTTTAAATAAATCCTAATTTTTAATGTTTAAACAATGAATTATCTCGTTGCTTTTGATTAAAAATTAGAATTTAAAAATTATTTAAAAATTTAAAATTATAAAATTTAAAATTTTCTTCATCAGCATTTTTACATCAGAAAAAATAAAAGTTAATATTCAGCTTAGGTAAAGATTTATCGGTTCGGGAGGGGCCTGCGGCCTATCAGCTAGTTGGTGAGGTAACGGCTCACCAAGGCTATGACGGGTACCTGGTGTGAGAGCACGACCAGGCAGAATGGGACTGAGACACGGCCCATACTCCTACGGGAGGCAGCAGTGAGGAATCTTCCGCAATGGACGAAAGTCTGACGGAGCAATCCCGCGTGCAGGATGAAACCCTTCGGGGCGTAAACTGCTTTTCTGAGGAAAGAAATTCTGACGTTACCTCAGGAATAAGCACCGGCAAACTACGTGCCAGCAGCCGCGGTAATACGTAGGGTGCAAGCGTTATCCGGAATCATTGGGCGTAAAGCGATCACAGGCGGATGAGAAGGTCTGGTGTTAAATACCCACGGCTCAACCGGGGTTTTGTATCGGAAACCACTCATCTAGAGGAAGACAGAGGCAGGTGGAATTTCCATTGTAGGGGTTAAATCCGTAGATAATGGAAGGAACACCGAAAGCGAAGGCAGCCTGCTGGGTCTTTCCTGACGCTGCTTGATCGAAAGCGTGGGGAGCGAAAGGGATTAGATACCCCTGTAGTCCACGCTATAAACGATGGATACTCGATGTTTGGAAGGTCCAATCCCTTCCAAGTGTCCAAGCTAACGCGTTAAGTATCCCGCCTGTGGAGTACGGCCGCAAGGCTAAAACATAAAGGAATAGACGGGGATCCACACAAGCGGTGGAGCGTGTTGTTTAATTCGATAACAAGCGAGGAACCTTACCAGGACTTGACATCTTCGGAACTCTGCAGAAATGCGGAGGTGCCTTAGGGAACCGAATGACAGGTGCTGCATGGTTGTCGTCAGCTCGTGCTTTGAAGTGTTCGGTTAAGTCCGTTAACGAGCGCAACCCTCGTCGTATGTTGCTTATTTCATACGAGACTGCCGGTTTCAAATCGGAGGAAGGTGGGGATGACGTCAAATCAGCATGGCCCTTATGTCCTGGGCGACAAACGCGCTACAATGGCCGGTACAACGGGCAGCTAAGCCGTAAGGCGGAGCCAATCCCTTAAAGCCGGTCTCAGTTCGAATTGGGGTCTGCAACTCGACCCCATGAAGCTGGAATCGCTAGTAAACGCCGATCAGCCATGCGGCGTTGAATATGTTCCTGGATCTTGTACTCACAATAAAAGCGCTAGGCAGCGCACTCATCTAAGGAGTTAAAATCTTCTCCTCTCCCCGCGTGGAGAGCGTAGCTAAAAGATAGGACGTACATCCGCGAGGATACGTCTGAAGGATCTCAAAGCAAAAAGTAGTCCAATATATCCGTTCATAACGGAGAACCGCATCGACCTATGAGTGGGTGGTGAGCGTAGGGAAGATGCAAAACAAAGGTTCATTGGAATGCAAGGAAGAGATGAATGTGTAACCCTAGGAGATCTGATGCTGTTCTGATACACTCAAGTCAGATAATGAAACTTACGCAGCGTCAGAAGTCAGCTGAATCATAGTAACTCCGATACAAAATCGGATGAAGGATTCACTCAAGTGCATATGGAATTACATCCAAATTACATTGTTGGGCTTGTCGATGGAGAAGGGAGTTTTACAGCTTATGTAAAAAATCCTGATGTATCGAAAAAAGTTCAAAGACGAACAAAAGTTGAACCAAGATTTTTTCTTAAACTCATAGAGAAAGATAAAAAAATTCTTTACGAGCTCAAAAAATTCTTTGGTTGTGGAAATGTTTATTTTCAGGGCGATAAAAGAGCAAATCATCAGGATTGCTATCGCTATGAAGTAGGC
Encoded proteins:
- a CDS encoding four helix bundle protein; its protein translation is MIRHFRDLEIYQIGYKLALEIAKLLGDPKRYYELCSQVRRSSQSIPANIAEGFGRNSSKKDFAHFLKIALGSANETLVHLDFLKDLEMIPSQEYEYFSKNYEILARKMNVLIQKVSKNQQPIPNNQQPVSGGRLSNTLEPTPNSGITPRNRS
- a CDS encoding LAGLIDADG family homing endonuclease — protein: MELHPNYIVGLVDGEGSFTAYVKNPDVSKKVQRRTKVEPRFFLKLIEKDKKILYELKKFFGCGNVYFQGDKRANHQDCYRYEVGKRSDLEKIIVPFFKKNSLQLRSKRHDFGIFCRILRMVQNKEHLKESGLRRIYNLKQKMH